The stretch of DNA TTGAAAATTTATTTAAAAGACCTATTTTTAGCTAAAATAGAAGTGAAGTGTACTATAATATGGTGTTCTTCGTTAAAGATAGAGGAAAACACTTCAGGATAAAATACCTTTCAAAGACATTGTATAAAATTTTATTATGAGAAGACTATTGTTGATTATTGCCGTTGCTTGCACTCCATTATTAACAAAGGCACAGTTTAATTGGGGCCATAATTATTTTGAAGTAGGTCTTGGTGGTGGTGTTATGAACTATTCTGGTGAGCTAACCAATTCAATTTTCGATTTTAAACACGTACATTTTGGCGGGGCATTATTTGGTCGATATAATATAGGCAAGTTTTTGAGTCTTCGTCTTCAGTTGGCATTGGGATCTGTTTCTGGAAGTGATGCAGATGCACCAGATTTTAGAAACCAAGTGCGAAACCTAGATTTTAAATCTCATCTTTTTGAGGGGTCTTTTATTGTAGAGGCGAATCTAATGGGATTTCAGCCAAGAGGACACGAAAAGATGTTCTCACCTTATGTATTTGTAGGTTTGGGCATTTTTAATTTTAACCCTTATACCACCCATTTTGATCCCAATTTAGATGGGCAATTGGTTTATTTGCAAACGATGAATACAGAGGGGCAGGGTAGTGCTACCTTTTCTAATAGAGCTCCTTATTCGACCACGCAAGTTTCTATTCCAATGGGAATTGGGGTTAAATATGCGATTAATAGCAACATTAGTATTGGTCTTGAAGTGGGTTTCCGTCCTACTTTTACGGATTATTTAGACGATGTTGGTCAAACTTATCCTGTTAATGCATTGACTGGTGAACCCTTCTATGATCAAACGCCTTATTTGGCAGGACAATACGGAGATAAATCGGCACAAGAGTTATTTTCAGATAAGAGTTATTCTTTCATTTTGACAGACTTACAAAGTAGAGCAGCAGGAAGCGGAGCAAGCATCAACGCAGAACTGGCAACACACATACAGAATATGTCTTTGAGCGAATTTCTAAATTATATCACGCCCTATCTTGCTGATCCTAGTTTGGCGGCAGCAGGCTCTAAGGAAGAGGCTGCTATTGCAGAGTACAATGGTTATATTAATGCAAGAGGTGGAAATTTAGTGCGAGGAGATAAACTCAACGATTGGTATGTTTTTACAATGGTTACCGTATCTTATAACTTTATAGAGAATGGCTTAGTTGGGTTTAGAAAACGTCGTAAAAGAAGAGCAGGGTGTAAGAGTTCTCAATTTTAAAAAAACGTTTATTAACTCGCTCAATCAAGTGTATAAAATGTGCCAATTTTTTCAAGTCTTGTGAAATTTGAAATAAATTGGCACATTTTTATTTGCCTGACAAAGGAGAACATTTAGGATCTTTGAACAAATTATGTGGGTTGTTAAGGTTTCCAACGTTTAATTTATATTCCATAATAGTAAACTATATAATGGCTAAAATAGTCCCTTTTATTATAATTCTAATTGTGTCTTTGTCTTTTACTGTAAACGCACAATTTTTAGAAATTGGAGGTTATGGAGGAGGGCTTAGTTTTAATGGAGATGTTAATGAGGGGGGAATGCTTGCCAATTCTAGTGCTGGTTTTGGTGCTTTTATACGTTATAATCCCCATCCTCGATTTGGTCTTTCTTTAGGTTTTATCAAAGGAAGTCTTGAAGCTAAAGACAGAACTTCTCAATTGCCTCATATTCGAGAACGAAACCTAAGTTTTAGATCTGATTTGACGGAGTTTTCGCTTATCTCTGAGCTTAATATTTTATCTTTTTATCCTCAAAAAGACGTCTATGCATTTGCCCCTTACTTGGGGGCAGGGATTGCCGTTATACTATTTAATCCAACCGCAAAATACAATGGAGAATGGGTTGAATTGCAGAAAGTGGGCACAGAAGGGCAAGGTTTGGAGGGCTATCCTAAAAAATATAACTTAGTTCAAGTTGCCATTCCAATCTTATTTGGGCTCAAATACTCTATAGGAGGACGACTCAATATAGCGGTTGAGGTAGGATATCGGTTTACCTTTACCGATTATTTAGATGACGTTAGTACGGTGTTTGTTTCTCCTAAAGAATTGATTAATAGTAGCGAATTGGCGGTGGCTTTATCCAATAGAACAGAAGAATATACAGGCGCACCTGCTAATCATTTGATTGGTACTCGTAGAGGCAATGCCAATAACAATGATGGCTATTTGACAATGGGAGTGCGCATATCGTTTAGTCTCTACGCTAAAAAGGCTTATCCTCAGAAGAAAATCGAGTACAAAATTAACAAATGGTTTTAGCATACAACAGGAGATTAATAGCTTGAAACTATTCCCTATATATAAAATATTTTCTTACCAATATTGATTACTTATTTGTATTTTTAAGGATAGAACATATATACATACCACTGCTAATCTATCCTTACTTAATATGCGACAACTTTTCTTCTTGGTAATAATTGGTTTAATCTCTAATTCAACTTTTGCTCAAAAGAATTGCACAGAGCTTATTTATCAAGTAGCTGATGCAGGGTGGATTAGCCAATCAATGACATTAAGTACGCCTGCCAACCAAGATTATTCTATTCGTTTTGTTAGCTCATTAAGGGGGCTAACGGCAACAATTACTTCCACCAATAATTTATCGGCTATAACAAAAGAGGATTACTGGCTCTTTACTACTGAAGATAATGAAAGAAAAGCTTTTTGTTTCATAGACAAAACACGTCTCGTAGAATTGGAGAATCAATCTTATTATGTCAATACAATAGCTTTGAATTGGAGTGGTTTAGAATGGTTGGCAACACATAAAGTGGTAAGCTTTACAGCGATGGGAAAAGCGCTAAAAGAACGGCTTATTCCAGAGGTTAAAATGCCCAAGGTAGGAACCAAGTCGTTTTTTAATTTATCCAAGTGTTTTTATCATACAATCGACAAAACAAGGATTGTAAATATAGAAACAACCCCTTTGGATGAGGAGCAATTAAAACAAATGAAGTTACCGCCATCAACAAAGGCTATGTCGCTTCAATTTAATACCATAGGGATCGATGCCGAGCAACAATTGGATCGCTATCGAGGAGTCGATCAACCCAACTATGCCAAGGGCTTGAGTCGCATGGCCGAATTATACCAAGCAGCCAATGATCCTGTAAAGGCAGAGCAGTATTATTTGGAGGCACAACAGAATATATTACAGTTCTCAGGAGTTGATTATACCGATTATCCAAGTTTACTGAATAGCTTGGCTGCATTTTATGAGCAAGTTGGAGATGTTCAAAAAGCAAAAAAACATTATGAAGATGCTAAAGTACTCGTAGAACGAATATTTGGTCAGCATCACCCTCAATATCCAATCACGTTAAACAACTTAGGAGCGCTACATTTATCAGTAGATGAGTTTGACAATTCAGAAGAATATCACGAACAAGCTCGTTTGTTGTTAGAAGAAGAATTTAGCACTGATCATCCTGAGTATACCACAACATTGGGGCATTTATCCAATTTTTATTTGGTAAAAAAAGACTACAAAAAAGCATTGGAAGTTTTGATGAATTTATCCAAAAACTTAGTCCATCAACTCTATAGCTATTATCCTAGTTTGAATGAGGCAGAACGTCTAAAGTTTTTAAAAAAAATTAACCAAACCGTGCATCAATTTTATTCTGCTGCCATCCAACTGCTGCCTACTATACCAGAGTTGAGCAACGAAGTAGCAAATATTAACTTGGCAATAAAAGGATTGGCACTAGAAGGGAGTATATCTACTCGGGCAAGTTTACTGACGGCAGGGGATAGCCTATTGCGCAACCAGTACTATAATTGGCTAGGAGTACGTAGACAATTGGCACAAGCTGCTGTTATTCCTAAATTAGAACGAGAAATGTTGGGCATTAATCTAAAAGAGTTGGATGAGCGTGCCTTAACATTAGAATCTGAACTAAGCGCTGCTTCTGGTGCCTTGGCCAATCAATTTAGGTTGCGCCGTCAACAAGTAACGGTTGATAGCATTCGAAGGGGCTTAAAAGCTGGAGAAGCAGCGATTGATTTTATTCATTTTAATTATCACAATGGTAAGGATTGGGAGGATTCAATTCTTTATTATGCGGCCGTCATAAAAAAAGAGCAAAAAATGGTTCAAATGATACCGCTTAGCGATCATAAAAAATTGCAAGATATTCTTAATATCAACATCACGCAACATAGCCAGAGCTATATCAATAGCCCTTTGACCAATAGAGAGTTGTATGATATGGTTTGGGCACGATTAGAGACGGAGCTAAACAATGTAAAGCGAGTCTATATATCCCCAAGTGGCTTGTTGCATCAAATTTCTTTTGGAGCATTGCGCAATAAGAATAACAAGCATCTGGTTGAGCAATATGAAATTTTAAATTACGGCTCTTTTAGAGATTTTTTCTACCCTACGCAGACCCAAAATAAAAACCGAGATATTGTTTTGGTAGGAGGGGCAAAATTTAGCATTGATTCTGCCAAATTGGTGGCTTTGGTTCATAAAATGAAAGACTCTACCCAAGCCATCACGCCTGCCGATTTATATGCTTATGCCAATACTGCCTTACCGTTAAGTCGTGCGCTGGCTAGCAATTTTTCTAGAGGAAATTTATTTTTTAATTATTTGGCAGGAACCAAAGAAGAAGTAGAGACCATTGATACTTTATTAAAAAAACATCAGTGGAAAACGCATAAGTACATTGGTGAAGAGGCGCTAGAGGATAAGGTAAAAAAGCATTCTAGAAAAGAAGCACCTTATATTTTGCATATCGCTACGCATGGTTATTTTTTTAGACCACTTAGCCCTAGCCCTGTTGGGTCTAAGGAGTTTTATAAACAGATTATTTATGCACAAAATCCCTTGATGCGCTCTGGTTTGGTATTGACAGGAGCCAATCGGGTGTGGCAGGGCAAACGCCCCATAGAGGGGCTAGATGATGGAATTTTGACCGCTTATGAAATTTCTAATTTGGATTTGCATCAGACCGATTTGGTCGTCTTGTCTTCTTGCGAAACAGGTTTGGGGGATGTGTACGATAGTGAAGGTATTTTTGGCTTACAACGTGCTTTAAAATCTGCTGGGGTTCGCCAAATGTTGGTGACCTTATGGCGGATTCCCGACAAAGAAACGGCGGAATTGATGGGGCATTTTTACCATTATTATTTAAAAACTAAATCTGCCAGCCAAGCATTGAGAATGGCACAGAAAAAAATGCAGAAAAACTACACGGCTTTTTATTGGGCTGGTTTTGTATTGATTGAATAGTTTATGGTGGAGTCACACAGTTAATCGTATTCAATTATTATAGGAGTGCTACGCAGTTGATTGTTAAAATGATGTAATTTTATTATTTAATTGGTAGTTGTTTGATAATCAATTGGGTATAAGGTGATTTTTTACTTTTTTTACAAAAAAAACAAAAAATAAATGGAGTATTAACAAAATATACAGGTAACATTTTACGAGTTCAGGCCATATATTTATAAAATCCTATAAAAACTAGTTAAATGTTAAACCCTGTTCCCAAACAATATAAGTATTAAATAAGGTTGCCAATTAGTAAGTGTTTTTTACGATAAAAAATGGAGAATTATTTTTTGTGCTATACAAAATAATTATATCCCCCCTTTGATCATGATGAAGTTTATGAACTCCGCTTCATAATGATGTTTAATATTTGCTTGGATTGCGTTAGACATTTTGCTAGCAAAACCAATTCAAAATGACAAATTTTTCAAATCAGGGTTACGATCCTGTCGTCGTGCAACGTGTGCTCGACTTTTTAAATGCAGCAGAAACCCCAGCTGACATTAGTGCTATTAGTTACCTCCACGATCAACTTAATCTACCCAATGCTTATGAAATAGGTGAAGTAGTTGCGCAAAGAATTTTAGAGAAGCGTAAAAAATTACCAGACGATCAGTTTGTTAATTTGAACCAGTTAGATGATGTTCAGGGTTTTGGAGTCGATAAGTTAGATAGTTTAATCCAAGCCTTTAGTGAACGAAAACCCGCCAAAGCTCGCAGCTTTCCTACCGTTGATTTGTTTAGGTTTACTACTTTTCGACAACCTGAAAAAGTGATTAGACCCGCAGTTCCTTTTGCATATGTGCAATATAATCACAGCACTAAGCAAACGTCAAAAGCTAAACAAGAGACCAATGAGTTGCCAAGCTCACAAGCGTTCGTTGAGCAATTTGATGCTTTATGGGCATTCAGTCATTGGCTTTACGAAAACAAGGCTTCCTTTCACTTAGAAGCGTTAGAAAAAAAGATCAACCTAAAAGTCTATCAATTGGATGAGGCAGCAAAGATTTGGGCTGTCCTATTGGCTGAAATTCGCTTGCAGCAGGATGTCTTTTTACGTCAAGCTTGTTTAGAGTTATTAGTGGGGCATAATTTCTTAGCAGCCTACCAACAAGCTACGAGAGAGAAAGCTACAGATCTGTTGCAAGATATTGACTATTGGCGTCGTATTGCGAAAGCTACAGTCATTTTGCCCAAAGAACTGTTTAATGGACAACAGGCTATTTCTAACAACCAATTAAAACAAGGTGATGGCAATACTACCCAAAACAAACAGTATAGCAAGATTCATCAAGCGCTTATTGCTACTCAAATCATAGATCAACAAGTAGCATTAAAAGAAGAATTCTCTTGTCTGCAACCAGTTTATGAAGCAGAGAAAGAAGCAGCGGAAAAAATGGCCTTCGAACGTTATAAAAAAGAGATTGAACCTTTGGAGCAACAGCTCGCAGAAATCTTAGAATCGTTCATGGATCAAAACCAATTGAGTGACCTAGATGAAGCTACGCTAGAGCGCATATACAGAAAGGTTAATATCCCAGAGTTCCGTTTTAGTTTTCCCAATAGTTTGTCAAAAGAGTTTACCAAAGGAAAGTTATCTAAAACTGCCACTAATTTTATTGCAAATCACAAATTGGAAAATAAAGAGCTGATAACAGCAATTAATTTGTTGGAGCAACAAGAAAAAATTAGCCAAAAACAACTCGCAGGTCGCTATCAAAAGTTTGTAAAAGAAATTTTTGCTTATTCTACGGCTGTAAAACCACGTATTTATCATGCTTTTAATTTTAGTTGGCAGGAAGATTTATTAGCTCAAAAGCACTTTTATTTTTCCTTTAATGCAGGTTATACGAATGCTCATATCAAAGCGCTAAAAGCTAGTCTAACCATTGGAGAAAAAACACAAGAAACGGAAGAGATACAATTGTTGTCCAATGAGTCAGAAGTCTTACTTTTAGAATTGTTTAGTGGGTTTAGTACTGACAAACTGAACCCAAACACTGCAACAGGGAAACTGAATATAAAATTGCAGTTGGACAATGGCCAACAATTTGAACTCGAAAAGGCATTCCACTTACGCTCTCGTCAAACCAGTGGCGTTTTATACCCTTTCTCAGACTTGCTCAAAGCGAAAAAGGTTAGACCAACCGACTTGTATGGAATTACACAGTTGGGAATTGCAGATTTTCGAAAAGTAGAGCAAAATCTCTGTTGTTATGTACCTGGAGAAGTTTCTCATATTGAAAATGTGATGGCTCGTGAATACAAAGAAAAAGCGACCAGAAATTTAATGCGTTCAGAAAATACCTTTGAGACAACAACAGAAAAGGAGGTGGAAGAATTAAACGATACCACGACGACGACTCGTTTTGAAATGAACTCAGAGGTAGCCAATGTTATTAATAGAGATCGCAGTTCCAACTATGGATTTAATGCCAGTGTCAATGGAAAAGCCAAATTGTTTGGGCAAGAAATCGGCTTTAATGTAGGCGGTTATGGTGATTTTTCCTTCGCTACTTCTTCTCAAAATTCCAATACAACAGCTAGAACTTACGCTGAGGATGTCACCAGAAGAGCACTAGAGCGCATTGTCCAAAAAACCTCGACCAAGCGTACTTCGACTGTGATTAAGGAGTTTGAACAAAACTACAAACATGGTTATGACAATAGAGAGGGAAAAGAACATGTTACAGGGGTTTATCGTTGGGTAGATAAAATCTATAAAAATCGAGTGGTCAATTATGGCAAACGTCTGATGTACGAGTTTATGTTGCCAGAACCAGCCCGTTTCTTTTATCAAACAATTTATGAGAAAGCCAATGATAACAACAATTCTGGAGGGGGTGACCCAGGGGCAGGAATTGATGTTCCTGTAAAACCTACCGCTCCTACTATTAATAGTCATTTGGATATTACCAGAGATAATTATGCCCAGTTGGCAGCGAGTTATGGTGCGAATGTAGACGCTCCTATGAACCCCACGGCTGAGGTTAACATCCCTGTTGCAGAGTCTATTGGAGGAACAGACCAAGCTAAGACTTTTTCTTACCAAACCTTGCAGATCCCAACCAATTACCAGTGCCATTATATTCAACTGAAAGTTACATTTGGTTATCAAGCTAATTGGTTTTTTGGTTATCCAGAATGTTATTTTAGAGCTTCTTTTGCAGGAAAAAATTGGAGCTACCCAAGTGCTTTACAAGGTACTGGTACCAAAAGTAACGTCACCAAATCTTATAATTTATCCCCAAAGCAAACAGGAATGATTCCTGTTGTCATCAATACTCGTAGGATTAAAAACTACAATGGCACCGTACGTGCACTTTGCCAGTTAGATCCTCAGGTTTATGAGCAATGGCAACAATCGACCTATCAATCTATTATGGATGCTTATGATGCAAAGTTACAGGCTTATAATGCTGCTGTAGCTGCTCAACAGGCTGCTAATGATGCCGCTGCCGCTGCTGCCAACGCTGCTCAAGATGATGATGCCACCAATCCAAGTCACAATAGTGCGATGAATTTGGAAATCATTACAACAGAACTTAAACGTTTGTGTATTGAAATGATGACCCGACCATTTGGGTTGCCTATGGGACAGGGCTTTTACGGTAGTACTTGTAATGATATTCCTAGCCTAAATCTGGGAACGGAATTGGATCGATATAGTGCTGTTGTTAAATTCTTTGAACAAGCTTTTGATTGGCAATTGATGGCCTATACTTTTTATGCTTATTATTGGGCTGACAAATGTACCAAATGGCAAGATTTGCTACAACGTCAGAATGGTGTCGATCATATTTTTCAACGTTTTATTCAGTCGGGCATGAGTCGTTTAGTAGTACCTGTTCGAGAAGGATTTGAAAAAGCAGTGTTGTACTTTATGGAAACAGGGCAAGTTTGGAATGGTTTGGATGTGATTGTTGATATGAACAATCCGCTTTACCTCTCTATTTTGGAAGAGCTAGAAGAACCAACAGGTGATCAAGTAGGAGAGCCGTGGTAT from Aureispira anguillae encodes:
- a CDS encoding CHAT domain-containing protein yields the protein MRQLFFLVIIGLISNSTFAQKNCTELIYQVADAGWISQSMTLSTPANQDYSIRFVSSLRGLTATITSTNNLSAITKEDYWLFTTEDNERKAFCFIDKTRLVELENQSYYVNTIALNWSGLEWLATHKVVSFTAMGKALKERLIPEVKMPKVGTKSFFNLSKCFYHTIDKTRIVNIETTPLDEEQLKQMKLPPSTKAMSLQFNTIGIDAEQQLDRYRGVDQPNYAKGLSRMAELYQAANDPVKAEQYYLEAQQNILQFSGVDYTDYPSLLNSLAAFYEQVGDVQKAKKHYEDAKVLVERIFGQHHPQYPITLNNLGALHLSVDEFDNSEEYHEQARLLLEEEFSTDHPEYTTTLGHLSNFYLVKKDYKKALEVLMNLSKNLVHQLYSYYPSLNEAERLKFLKKINQTVHQFYSAAIQLLPTIPELSNEVANINLAIKGLALEGSISTRASLLTAGDSLLRNQYYNWLGVRRQLAQAAVIPKLEREMLGINLKELDERALTLESELSAASGALANQFRLRRQQVTVDSIRRGLKAGEAAIDFIHFNYHNGKDWEDSILYYAAVIKKEQKMVQMIPLSDHKKLQDILNINITQHSQSYINSPLTNRELYDMVWARLETELNNVKRVYISPSGLLHQISFGALRNKNNKHLVEQYEILNYGSFRDFFYPTQTQNKNRDIVLVGGAKFSIDSAKLVALVHKMKDSTQAITPADLYAYANTALPLSRALASNFSRGNLFFNYLAGTKEEVETIDTLLKKHQWKTHKYIGEEALEDKVKKHSRKEAPYILHIATHGYFFRPLSPSPVGSKEFYKQIIYAQNPLMRSGLVLTGANRVWQGKRPIEGLDDGILTAYEISNLDLHQTDLVVLSSCETGLGDVYDSEGIFGLQRALKSAGVRQMLVTLWRIPDKETAELMGHFYHYYLKTKSASQALRMAQKKMQKNYTAFYWAGFVLIE
- the porG gene encoding type IX secretion system protein PorG; amino-acid sequence: MAKIVPFIIILIVSLSFTVNAQFLEIGGYGGGLSFNGDVNEGGMLANSSAGFGAFIRYNPHPRFGLSLGFIKGSLEAKDRTSQLPHIRERNLSFRSDLTEFSLISELNILSFYPQKDVYAFAPYLGAGIAVILFNPTAKYNGEWVELQKVGTEGQGLEGYPKKYNLVQVAIPILFGLKYSIGGRLNIAVEVGYRFTFTDYLDDVSTVFVSPKELINSSELAVALSNRTEEYTGAPANHLIGTRRGNANNNDGYLTMGVRISFSLYAKKAYPQKKIEYKINKWF
- the porG gene encoding type IX secretion system protein PorG, which encodes MRRLLLIIAVACTPLLTKAQFNWGHNYFEVGLGGGVMNYSGELTNSIFDFKHVHFGGALFGRYNIGKFLSLRLQLALGSVSGSDADAPDFRNQVRNLDFKSHLFEGSFIVEANLMGFQPRGHEKMFSPYVFVGLGIFNFNPYTTHFDPNLDGQLVYLQTMNTEGQGSATFSNRAPYSTTQVSIPMGIGVKYAINSNISIGLEVGFRPTFTDYLDDVGQTYPVNALTGEPFYDQTPYLAGQYGDKSAQELFSDKSYSFILTDLQSRAAGSGASINAELATHIQNMSLSEFLNYITPYLADPSLAAAGSKEEAAIAEYNGYINARGGNLVRGDKLNDWYVFTMVTVSYNFIENGLVGFRKRRKRRAGCKSSQF